Proteins co-encoded in one Aerococcaceae bacterium DSM 111021 genomic window:
- a CDS encoding amino acid ABC transporter permease, with product MDIIQEYYPLFLNGAWYTIQLAFVTVVLSLPFGAALALMRISSNKFIKSIARVYVEIIRGTPLLVQVYLVYFGLPMFNIYLDDFLSAVLAVTINSTAYMGEIMRSGIQSIDTGQTEAARALGLPKWMAFRKVLLPQAIKNILPAIGNEFAVLIKETSIVSVLGIKDLMFASDTVRGATYTTFAPLLFAALLYFIMTFTISQLMNLLENRFAKADN from the coding sequence ATGGATATTATTCAAGAATATTACCCACTATTTTTAAACGGAGCATGGTATACAATACAATTAGCATTTGTTACCGTAGTTTTATCATTACCATTCGGTGCAGCATTGGCATTAATGCGTATTTCATCGAATAAATTTATTAAATCAATCGCACGTGTTTATGTAGAAATTATTCGTGGAACACCATTATTAGTACAAGTATACTTAGTTTATTTTGGACTGCCGATGTTTAATATTTACTTAGATGATTTTCTCTCAGCAGTATTAGCAGTGACAATAAATTCAACTGCTTATATGGGAGAAATTATGCGTAGTGGTATTCAATCTATTGATACCGGTCAAACAGAAGCAGCGAGAGCTCTTGGTTTACCTAAATGGATGGCATTTAGAAAAGTTCTGTTACCTCAAGCCATTAAAAATATTCTTCCTGCAATTGGTAATGAGTTTGCGGTATTGATTAAAGAAACTTCAATTGTTTCCGTTTTAGGAATCAAAGATTTAATGTTTGCTTCTGATACAGTGAGAGGAGCAACTTATACAACTTTTGCACCACTTTTATTTGCAGCTCTATTATATTTCATTATGACATTTACTATATCTCAATTAATGAACTTACTTGAAAATCGATTTGCTAAAGCGGATAACTAA
- a CDS encoding pyruvate carboxylase yields the protein MNKIKKVLIANRGEIAIRIIRACKELGITTVAIYSKEDIGSLHRQKADESYLVGESLNPTGAYLDIEGIISLAKEKNIDAIHPGYGFLSENYEFARRCQEEGIIFIGPELKHLEMFGNKTRARETAIEAGLPIIPGTVTDDNSLSDVKDFAQKHGYPIMLKAVSGGGGKGMRIVESEEEIENAYDRAKSEAKNSFGDDRMYAERYIDKPKHIEVQILGDTHGNVMHLYERDCSIQRRHQKVVEVAPSFNLSPEMREKLTDASLQLMNHIGYINAGTVEFLVSDDEFYFIEVNPRVQVEHTITELVTGLDIVRTQILIADGESLFDETIGFPSQENVRLNGFAVQARVTTEDPLNNFAPDSGKIIGYRSPGGIGVRLDAGDAYSGANITPYYDSLLVKISTYSIQKDGAIANLRRSLEEMSVVGLKTNIRFIENIIKHPQFISGEYDVTFIDSHKELFDFVPPRNRGNKLLKYIANVTVNGFPGVDAEEKPHFELRQVPKIKGRRTNIHRESFNMPGEVWTKPHDNSALSIKQILDQQGPEAVSKAVLESKNTLLTDTTLRDAHQSVLTTRLRTTDMREIAPFMNETMHDYFSLEMWGGATFDVAYNFLKESPWQRLRDLRKLIPDVPFQMLLRASNAVGYKNYPDNLVQQFIKTSAQEGIDVFRIFDSLNWLEALKLPIETALETGKIVEGTICYTGDILNPKRSSLYTLDYYVNMAKELEALGVHTIAIKDMSGILKPEAAYQLISALKQEVSRPIHLHTHDTTSTGVAIYSRAIDAGVDIVDTANAALSGQNSQPDANALYYARQGLDRNVNLDLEANDIMQNYWKATRKYYTPFESDLTTAWTKVYDYEMPGGQYSNLRMQAQSLGLGERYDDVLDMYHRVNYLFGDIVKVTPSSKVVGDMALFMVQNDLDETSVIEQGNILDFPQSVISFFKGEIGQPAGGMNKELQAVVLKNETAISDRPGNHIEPFDFHVAETELTEKLYKAVDMNSMLSLGLYPKVYRDYLNFIEDFGQVDMIDTPTFLYGMKLNERIVVDLEPGKTLLVELTSIGPLKENGTRIVYFNLNGMPEQVEIIDNNVDMSAIARPKADRSNANHIGAQMPGSVFKVNVKEGDRVNQNDVLIITEAMKMENAIQAPKAGVIKSIYVKEQDQIVAGDLLVEIE from the coding sequence ATGAATAAAATTAAAAAAGTATTAATCGCTAACCGTGGTGAAATAGCAATTCGAATTATCCGTGCATGTAAAGAATTAGGAATAACTACTGTAGCAATATATTCTAAGGAAGATATTGGTTCATTACATAGACAAAAAGCGGACGAATCTTATTTAGTAGGGGAATCATTAAATCCTACTGGCGCTTATTTAGACATTGAAGGAATTATTTCCTTAGCTAAAGAAAAAAATATTGATGCCATTCATCCAGGTTACGGGTTTTTAAGTGAAAATTATGAATTCGCACGTCGTTGTCAAGAAGAGGGAATTATATTCATCGGTCCAGAGTTAAAACATTTAGAGATGTTTGGTAATAAAACACGCGCGCGTGAAACTGCTATCGAGGCTGGTTTACCAATCATTCCTGGAACAGTAACGGATGATAATTCACTTTCTGACGTTAAAGATTTTGCACAAAAACATGGCTACCCAATTATGTTAAAAGCTGTTAGTGGTGGTGGTGGTAAAGGTATGCGTATTGTTGAATCTGAAGAGGAGATCGAAAACGCCTATGATCGAGCGAAATCTGAAGCTAAAAATTCTTTTGGTGATGATCGTATGTATGCGGAACGTTACATTGATAAGCCCAAACATATTGAAGTTCAAATATTAGGGGATACTCATGGAAATGTTATGCATTTATATGAGCGTGATTGTTCGATTCAACGCCGTCATCAAAAAGTTGTTGAAGTGGCCCCGTCATTCAACTTAAGTCCTGAAATGCGTGAAAAATTAACAGATGCCTCTTTACAACTTATGAATCATATTGGTTATATTAATGCTGGAACTGTTGAATTTTTAGTATCAGATGATGAATTTTACTTCATCGAAGTTAATCCACGTGTTCAAGTTGAACATACTATTACAGAATTAGTTACAGGTTTAGATATTGTTCGTACACAAATCTTAATTGCAGATGGTGAGTCATTATTTGACGAAACAATTGGTTTCCCAAGCCAAGAAAATGTTCGTTTAAACGGTTTTGCCGTTCAAGCACGTGTAACAACAGAGGATCCATTAAATAATTTTGCACCAGATTCTGGTAAAATTATTGGTTACCGTTCACCAGGTGGGATTGGCGTACGTCTTGATGCTGGGGATGCATACAGTGGTGCAAATATTACACCGTACTATGATTCATTATTAGTAAAAATATCTACTTATTCAATTCAAAAAGATGGTGCAATTGCTAACCTAAGACGTTCATTAGAAGAAATGAGTGTGGTTGGTCTTAAAACCAATATTCGTTTTATTGAGAATATTATTAAGCATCCACAATTCATTTCTGGAGAGTACGATGTCACATTTATAGATTCTCATAAAGAGTTATTTGATTTTGTTCCACCTAGAAATCGTGGTAATAAACTATTAAAATATATCGCGAACGTTACAGTAAATGGCTTCCCTGGAGTTGATGCTGAAGAAAAACCTCACTTTGAATTACGACAAGTACCAAAAATCAAAGGTCGTCGAACAAACATTCACCGTGAATCTTTCAATATGCCAGGTGAGGTATGGACAAAACCTCATGATAATAGTGCTTTGTCAATTAAACAGATTTTAGACCAACAAGGCCCTGAAGCAGTTTCAAAAGCAGTACTTGAGTCAAAGAATACATTATTAACTGATACTACATTGAGAGATGCTCATCAATCTGTATTAACAACGCGTTTAAGAACAACAGATATGCGTGAAATTGCTCCATTTATGAATGAAACAATGCATGATTACTTTTCACTTGAAATGTGGGGAGGAGCTACCTTTGATGTTGCCTATAACTTCTTGAAAGAAAGTCCTTGGCAAAGATTACGTGATTTACGTAAGTTAATTCCAGATGTTCCATTCCAAATGTTATTACGTGCTTCGAATGCAGTTGGCTATAAGAACTACCCTGATAATTTAGTTCAACAGTTTATTAAAACAAGTGCTCAAGAAGGTATTGATGTTTTTAGAATATTTGATTCTTTAAACTGGTTAGAAGCTTTAAAATTACCCATTGAAACTGCTTTAGAGACAGGAAAAATTGTTGAAGGTACTATTTGCTACACTGGTGATATACTTAATCCTAAACGATCAAGTTTATACACGTTAGACTACTACGTAAACATGGCTAAAGAATTAGAGGCATTAGGCGTACATACAATCGCCATTAAAGATATGTCTGGTATTTTAAAACCAGAAGCAGCATATCAATTAATAAGCGCATTGAAACAAGAAGTATCTCGACCAATTCACTTACACACGCATGACACAACTAGTACGGGTGTTGCAATCTATTCCAGAGCAATCGATGCGGGCGTTGATATCGTTGATACTGCGAATGCTGCTTTATCAGGACAAAATTCACAACCTGATGCTAATGCACTTTACTATGCTCGACAAGGATTAGATCGTAACGTTAATCTTGATTTGGAAGCTAATGATATAATGCAAAATTATTGGAAAGCAACTCGTAAATATTACACTCCATTTGAAAGTGATTTAACGACTGCTTGGACAAAAGTATACGATTACGAAATGCCAGGCGGACAATATAGTAACTTACGTATGCAAGCCCAATCATTAGGCTTAGGTGAGAGATATGATGACGTATTAGATATGTATCATAGAGTTAACTATTTATTTGGCGATATCGTTAAAGTAACACCTTCTTCTAAAGTTGTAGGAGATATGGCATTGTTCATGGTTCAAAATGATTTAGATGAGACGTCTGTTATAGAGCAAGGAAATATTTTGGACTTCCCACAATCAGTTATTTCTTTCTTTAAGGGTGAGATTGGTCAACCTGCTGGCGGAATGAATAAAGAATTACAAGCTGTCGTATTAAAAAATGAAACGGCTATCTCAGATCGCCCAGGAAATCATATAGAACCATTTGATTTCCATGTAGCTGAGACTGAATTAACAGAAAAACTTTATAAAGCTGTTGATATGAATTCCATGCTTAGTTTAGGTTTATATCCGAAAGTTTACCGTGATTACTTAAACTTTATTGAAGATTTTGGTCAAGTTGACATGATTGACACACCTACATTCCTTTATGGTATGAAGTTAAATGAACGTATTGTTGTTGATTTAGAGCCTGGTAAGACATTACTAGTTGAATTAACAAGTATTGGACCTTTAAAAGAAAATGGAACACGAATTGTTTACTTTAATTTAAATGGTATGCCAGAACAAGTTGAGATTATAGACAATAATGTCGATATGTCTGCGATTGCTCGCCCTAAAGCTGATCGTTCAAATGCGAATCATATTGGAGCACAAATGCCAGGTTCTGTTTTTAAAGTTAACGTTAAAGAAGGTGATCGTGTAAATCAGAATGATGTCTTAATTATTACTGAAGCGATGAAAATGGAAAATGCGATACAAGCACCTAAAGCTGGAGTGATTAAGAGTATTTATGTTAAAGAACAGGATCAAATTGTTGCAGGTGATTTACTCGTAGAAATTGAATAA
- the nrdH gene encoding glutaredoxin-like protein NrdH — MSKITVYSKPNCMQCDFTKKYLDDKGVDYSTLDVFDNEEALTHIKALGFQSLPVVEIDGEEPFNGFRPDLLAKLA; from the coding sequence ATGTCAAAAATTACTGTTTATTCAAAACCAAATTGTATGCAATGTGACTTTACAAAAAAATATCTGGATGACAAAGGTGTAGATTATTCTACTTTAGATGTTTTTGATAACGAAGAAGCTTTAACTCATATCAAAGCACTTGGTTTCCAATCACTTCCAGTTGTCGAGATTGATGGAGAAGAGCCATTTAACGGCTTCCGTCCGGATTTACTAGCAAAACTAGCATAA
- a CDS encoding PTS sugar transporter subunit IIB — protein MANVSMALVDDHFLHGQVAELWCSEVESNLIIVVNDKLSENKMQQGLLDMAVPDGITCRYYSLSKAIKMLNKLDAQKHPILIFETINDLKVIMNLGYSIPTVTLSSVAPSGGSRTIAPGVSLNSKQIEWLSTIEDQGTKVDIRQIPNEKSESLKENFMR, from the coding sequence ATGGCTAATGTAAGCATGGCTCTTGTTGATGATCATTTTCTCCACGGACAAGTAGCAGAACTGTGGTGTAGTGAGGTCGAGAGTAATCTTATTATTGTCGTAAATGACAAACTTTCTGAAAATAAAATGCAACAAGGTTTATTAGATATGGCTGTTCCAGATGGAATCACGTGTCGCTATTATAGTTTAAGCAAAGCAATCAAAATGCTAAATAAACTCGATGCTCAAAAACATCCTATTCTTATATTTGAAACAATAAATGATTTGAAAGTTATCATGAATCTAGGATATTCAATACCGACTGTGACATTATCTAGTGTGGCACCATCTGGAGGTAGTAGAACAATTGCTCCAGGTGTTTCATTAAATAGTAAACAAATCGAATGGCTTTCAACTATAGAAGATCAAGGAACGAAAGTAGATATTCGTCAAATACCAAATGAAAAAAGTGAATCTTTAAAAGAAAATTTTATGAGGTAA
- a CDS encoding CapA family protein, whose product MDSVTIRSIGDILIHDTVFQDADTGEGYSFDHMFDPVRPYLENADITTANLEMITAGSVFGPSTYPFFNSPEEIIDALQNAGVDIVNNATNHSLDLGAEGAHASIGALQERDMMYVGSFDSWDDYNTSRIIEVGDMSVGFLSYANDANGNYIPEEEEYLLSLINLDIIPLEIEQLNSEVDVSVVMFHMGNEYDYLPNTWQLQVMQVARDAGANFILGGHPHVLQPFINYNESQAGMFSHGNFLSGQYEIDTKVGGITEYTFNKLANGEVILDSMRFMPTYNFGMPETSVYSVVPLADAEEYGLVEASELYAELVQRMRYYTNKVEVVEYLD is encoded by the coding sequence ATGGATTCAGTAACAATTCGATCAATAGGTGATATTTTAATTCATGATACTGTTTTTCAAGATGCAGATACTGGTGAAGGTTATAGTTTTGATCATATGTTTGATCCAGTAAGACCCTATCTAGAAAACGCAGATATTACTACAGCAAATTTAGAAATGATTACTGCTGGTAGTGTGTTTGGTCCATCGACCTATCCATTTTTCAATTCACCTGAGGAGATTATCGATGCACTTCAAAATGCTGGAGTTGACATTGTTAATAATGCTACAAACCATTCGTTGGATTTAGGAGCTGAAGGAGCACATGCATCAATCGGAGCGTTACAAGAACGTGATATGATGTACGTTGGAAGTTTTGACTCTTGGGATGATTATAATACGTCTCGAATCATTGAGGTAGGGGATATGTCTGTTGGCTTTTTATCTTATGCTAATGATGCTAACGGTAATTATATTCCAGAAGAGGAAGAGTATCTTTTATCATTAATTAATTTGGACATAATACCTTTAGAAATTGAGCAATTGAATTCAGAGGTTGATGTTTCAGTTGTCATGTTCCATATGGGGAATGAATATGATTATTTGCCTAATACTTGGCAATTGCAAGTCATGCAAGTAGCACGAGATGCAGGGGCTAACTTTATCCTAGGGGGCCATCCTCACGTATTACAACCCTTTATAAATTATAATGAAAGCCAAGCAGGAATGTTCTCTCATGGTAACTTTTTATCAGGACAATATGAAATTGATACAAAAGTTGGAGGGATTACTGAATATACCTTTAATAAACTAGCTAATGGTGAAGTAATATTAGATTCTATGCGATTCATGCCGACTTATAACTTTGGAATGCCTGAAACATCAGTTTATTCTGTTGTGCCGTTAGCAGATGCAGAAGAGTATGGTTTGGTTGAAGCAAGTGAGTTATACGCTGAATTGGTACAAAGAATGCGATATTATACTAATAAAGTTGAGGTTGTTGAATATTTAGATTAA
- a CDS encoding thermonuclease family protein, translating into MSKKTLFHRLLRTFGNQNKKISWSLSAIIIVLVLLVAPDLFSFNYSNTVISDQDAKVIINEFDGSNFEVLPTLKKIPVEYISANDGDTIRIELNGYELPVRYLIINSPEMNYGDGGPEPYAQEAKDLNEEYLDKAEQVYIELDVGPPTDNYDRILAYVYSDDTLINEALLEAGLAKVRYVNPPNNSYESLLREAENRAQNESLNIWN; encoded by the coding sequence TTGAGTAAAAAAACACTCTTTCATCGGTTGCTACGAACCTTTGGTAATCAAAATAAAAAGATCAGTTGGAGTTTATCAGCAATAATCATTGTTTTGGTTTTATTGGTTGCACCTGATTTATTTAGTTTTAATTACTCTAACACAGTTATAAGTGATCAGGATGCGAAAGTCATTATCAATGAATTCGATGGAAGTAATTTTGAAGTATTACCGACTTTGAAAAAGATCCCAGTTGAGTATATTTCAGCAAATGATGGTGACACGATTCGTATTGAATTAAATGGCTATGAGTTACCTGTCAGGTATCTTATAATTAATAGTCCAGAAATGAATTATGGAGATGGTGGACCAGAGCCATATGCGCAAGAAGCCAAAGATTTGAATGAGGAGTATTTGGATAAAGCGGAGCAAGTATACATTGAATTAGATGTTGGCCCACCTACAGACAATTATGATCGTATATTAGCCTATGTCTATAGCGACGATACATTAATTAATGAAGCTTTATTAGAAGCTGGTCTTGCTAAAGTGAGATATGTAAATCCACCTAATAATTCGTATGAAAGTTTGCTGCGAGAAGCAGAAAATCGTGCTCAAAATGAATCATTAAATATTTGGAACTAA
- a CDS encoding helix-turn-helix transcriptional regulator has translation MYLKTTSNNHSEFYTILDEASIPKAKKINRRMQIQKSDSELFFRFNQSVRLTSDNGLALIVLTNTPEDESTYQEFILTNSIDLVPGVYFNTLAITEECSIFMEPLGKDSPTTIPTAKKIAIRKYQPKLYIENLHTLFYQIKMAPFESLSVPGNYYELIIVDQGELIHNVNDVDYIAKKNDCFIYQPGQIRKQRIQQDGVTSYLSIIFEATGLTHSATNQIIHLGSQNTALIERIIELSNITTNGTYSDDEVLLNLKLILLKIVQGEANISEKPTTSMRENYENELFQAMVDFLDSNVEKQNQVSDLVDHFSLSRSTIQSLFNKYANTTPKNYINTIRLNRSKQMIRDTQMTLSQIADYLGYGSIQYFSRAFSKEFGLSPSSYAKSIV, from the coding sequence ATGTATTTGAAAACTACGTCTAATAACCATTCAGAATTTTACACAATACTAGACGAAGCATCCATTCCTAAAGCTAAAAAGATTAATAGGCGCATGCAAATTCAAAAAAGCGATTCCGAGTTATTTTTTCGTTTCAATCAATCAGTACGCTTAACCTCAGACAATGGTTTAGCTCTTATCGTGCTAACCAATACACCTGAGGATGAATCAACGTATCAAGAGTTTATCTTAACTAATAGTATTGATTTAGTCCCTGGTGTCTATTTTAACACGTTAGCTATTACTGAGGAATGTAGTATTTTTATGGAACCACTTGGGAAGGATTCTCCTACAACTATTCCAACCGCAAAAAAAATCGCGATAAGAAAATACCAACCAAAATTATACATAGAAAATTTACACACTTTATTTTATCAGATAAAAATGGCACCTTTTGAAAGTCTCTCTGTACCTGGGAATTACTATGAATTAATAATTGTAGATCAAGGTGAATTAATTCATAATGTTAATGATGTTGATTACATAGCAAAGAAAAATGATTGCTTTATCTATCAACCCGGCCAAATTCGTAAACAAAGAATCCAGCAAGACGGCGTCACTTCTTATTTGTCAATTATATTTGAAGCCACAGGCTTAACTCACTCAGCGACAAATCAAATTATACATTTAGGTTCTCAAAACACTGCCCTGATAGAACGGATTATTGAATTGTCTAATATCACGACCAATGGTACGTACAGTGATGATGAAGTCTTACTCAACTTAAAATTAATTTTACTGAAAATTGTTCAAGGTGAAGCTAATATTAGTGAAAAACCAACAACATCTATGCGCGAAAATTATGAGAATGAATTATTTCAAGCAATGGTTGATTTTTTAGATTCAAATGTCGAAAAACAAAATCAAGTAAGTGATTTAGTCGATCATTTTTCATTATCACGCTCAACCATTCAATCATTATTTAATAAATATGCAAATACAACGCCTAAAAATTATATCAATACAATTCGATTGAATAGAAGTAAACAAATGATTCGTGATACACAAATGACCCTGTCCCAAATCGCTGATTACCTAGGGTATGGATCCATTCAATACTTCTCACGAGCATTTAGTAAGGAATTCGGTTTAAGTCCTTCTAGCTATGCTAAATCAATTGTATAG
- a CDS encoding thioredoxin fold domain-containing protein, with the protein MTVEENAFLEIIQDFEEVSPDKADELLSNEKGTVVFIGRPTCPYCRKFAPKLHKVSVEQSVKVYYTNSEHSDYSEELRNFREKYGVPTVPGLLYASDKEVNVRCDSSMTEEEVAELVEA; encoded by the coding sequence ATGACAGTAGAAGAAAATGCATTTTTAGAAATTATTCAAGATTTTGAGGAAGTGTCTCCCGATAAAGCGGACGAATTACTTTCAAATGAAAAAGGCACGGTTGTATTTATTGGTAGACCAACATGTCCATATTGCCGGAAATTTGCGCCCAAACTTCACAAAGTAAGTGTAGAACAAAGTGTAAAAGTATATTATACAAATTCAGAACATTCTGATTATTCTGAAGAGTTAAGAAACTTCCGCGAAAAATATGGCGTGCCGACAGTTCCAGGGTTACTATATGCAAGTGATAAAGAAGTAAATGTACGTTGTGATAGTTCAATGACAGAGGAAGAAGTTGCAGAGTTAGTAGAAGCGTAA
- a CDS encoding LysM peptidoglycan-binding domain-containing protein, translating into MEKKIMRKRRGEWITVSLSLAALVAIGGSQTIVAAQEVSSTYVVQAGDTLYSIAGRHGLSLSQLKQINGLSTEMILPGQSLLVSQTSPNEDVSTPSTEEQDSYITLDDSTTEVTNTPPINNEVNTMSDVTLTGSTYTVRAGDSLYSIALKHGVTVQNLQNWNNLSNNYIYSGDVLKVSKSVATSPEVNENNNSNNNSAGNSTTSDIHIVKAGESVNLIAQKYGVTANQVRSWNNLSSDLIHPGDRLVVSSSTKVTEDNDSNNTNNDTDSSIQSKTYTVKSGDYLYSIASKFGVTVQNLKDWNELSSNYIYSGDVLNVAKPVVNIPTPSPKPEDNKDENVPNNGTTKKIHVVKAGEWVTKIATQYGITDQQLKTWNNLSSNLIHPGDRLVVSNPASSGNTGNENNENNKPDTTPTKTHTVKSGEYLYSIANRYGISVQNIKDWNKLSTNYIYSGDILVVSKPSNNTPAPKPEEKEEDKNETPGNTNTPTKVHVVKSGEWVSKIASQYGITEGQLREWNKLSSNLIHPGDRLIVSNPSNSDNSGNDNVSNPTNPTIPTKTYTVKPGDYLYKIAAANGITVQNLKDWNKLSSNYLYTGDVLIVSKPTGSNNGGNNNNNNSGSNQSIPDLSAVTPRTVNYDVKLNGKTEAIRTTLSYTGRTSDVVNYFGQRFTVNREYNVSGNTYIELLNSNGSVVGYVPKTATVEVPQGKNVVYIDAGHGGAETGSAANNAKEKDLNLNITSQLSSILRNQGYIVYESRTYDETIPLHQRHLEPNSIMPDAYISVHHNAMPIPNSAHGIVTLYHDTSIDEKGYETMDHHIGTDIIPEGKRLANAIQNSLIAITGANDMGTRAQNLHVTRTTDIPATLVELGFQDHDAEFRKLINPSYQKQLINGLVNGINAYFGMTR; encoded by the coding sequence TTGGAGAAAAAGATAATGCGCAAACGGCGTGGTGAATGGATTACAGTTTCACTTTCGTTAGCAGCGCTAGTTGCAATCGGTGGATCACAAACTATAGTGGCTGCTCAAGAAGTATCATCAACGTATGTGGTACAGGCTGGCGACACTTTATATTCTATTGCAGGTCGTCATGGACTTTCGTTATCACAACTTAAGCAAATAAATGGCTTAAGTACTGAAATGATTCTTCCAGGTCAAAGTTTACTAGTGAGTCAAACTTCACCAAATGAAGATGTTTCTACTCCTTCGACTGAAGAACAAGATTCTTATATAACATTGGATGATAGTACAACTGAAGTAACAAATACACCACCTATCAATAATGAAGTTAATACAATGAGTGACGTAACTTTAACTGGATCTACATATACAGTTAGAGCTGGAGACTCACTTTATTCAATCGCTTTAAAACATGGTGTCACAGTACAGAACCTACAAAATTGGAATAATTTATCTAATAATTATATTTATTCAGGAGATGTACTAAAAGTATCTAAATCGGTAGCTACTTCACCAGAAGTAAATGAAAATAATAATTCAAATAATAACTCAGCTGGTAACAGTACTACTTCAGACATTCACATTGTAAAAGCTGGAGAGTCGGTTAATTTAATTGCTCAGAAATATGGTGTTACAGCTAATCAAGTTAGAAGTTGGAATAATTTATCCTCAGATTTAATCCATCCTGGAGATCGCTTAGTAGTATCTAGTTCTACTAAAGTAACTGAAGATAATGATTCAAATAATACGAATAATGATACAGATAGTTCAATACAGTCTAAAACTTACACAGTTAAGTCTGGTGATTATTTATATTCAATTGCCTCTAAATTTGGTGTAACCGTACAAAACTTGAAAGACTGGAATGAATTATCAAGTAATTATATTTATTCAGGTGATGTATTGAATGTTGCAAAACCAGTTGTGAATATACCAACACCATCTCCAAAACCTGAAGATAATAAAGACGAGAATGTACCAAACAACGGCACAACTAAGAAGATTCATGTTGTGAAAGCTGGTGAATGGGTAACTAAAATTGCTACACAGTATGGTATTACCGATCAACAATTAAAAACGTGGAATAATCTTTCTTCCAATTTAATCCACCCAGGAGATCGCTTAGTTGTTTCAAACCCTGCTTCGTCAGGAAATACTGGTAATGAAAACAACGAGAACAATAAACCAGATACTACGCCAACTAAAACTCACACAGTAAAATCAGGCGAGTATCTATATTCTATTGCAAATCGTTATGGAATTTCTGTACAAAACATTAAAGATTGGAATAAGTTATCAACTAACTATATCTATTCAGGTGACATATTAGTAGTTTCAAAACCAAGTAATAATACACCAGCGCCTAAGCCAGAAGAAAAAGAAGAAGATAAGAATGAAACTCCTGGCAACACTAATACACCTACAAAGGTGCATGTTGTAAAATCAGGTGAATGGGTGAGTAAAATTGCTAGTCAATATGGAATCACTGAAGGTCAGTTAAGAGAATGGAATAAACTTTCATCTAACTTAATTCATCCTGGAGATCGATTAATTGTATCGAACCCATCAAATTCTGATAATAGCGGCAATGATAATGTTTCAAATCCAACGAATCCAACAATTCCGACAAAAACATATACAGTTAAACCTGGCGATTATTTATATAAAATTGCAGCTGCAAATGGGATTACTGTTCAAAATCTTAAAGACTGGAATAAACTATCTAGTAACTATCTATATACCGGTGATGTTTTAATTGTTTCTAAGCCAACTGGTTCAAACAATGGTGGTAACAACAATAATAATAATTCTGGATCAAATCAATCTATCCCAGATTTATCTGCTGTGACACCAAGAACTGTTAATTACGACGTAAAATTAAATGGTAAAACTGAAGCAATTAGAACGACGTTATCATACACTGGTCGTACAAGTGATGTTGTAAATTATTTTGGTCAACGTTTTACAGTAAATAGAGAATACAATGTAAGCGGAAATACGTATATTGAACTGTTGAATTCTAATGGAAGTGTTGTAGGTTATGTTCCGAAAACTGCAACTGTAGAAGTACCTCAAGGTAAAAATGTTGTGTATATTGATGCGGGACATGGTGGTGCAGAAACTGGATCTGCAGCGAATAATGCTAAAGAGAAAGATTTAAACTTGAATATTACATCACAATTATCAAGCATTTTACGTAACCAAGGTTATATCGTTTATGAGTCAAGAACATATGACGAAACGATTCCATTACATCAACGTCACCTTGAACCTAATAGCATAATGCCTGATGCATATATCAGTGTGCATCACAACGCAATGCCAATACCTAATAGTGCACATGGTATTGTCACTTTATATCACGATACATCAATCGATGAAAAAGGATATGAAACGATGGATCACCATATTGGAACAGATATTATTCCAGAAGGTAAGAGACTTGCGAATGCTATTCAAAATAGTTTAATTGCAATAACTGGTGCTAATGATATGGGAACTCGAGCTCAAAACCTACACGTTACACGTACTACGGATATACCAGCAACTTTAGTTGAATTAGGTTTCCAAGATCATGATGCTGAATTCAGAAAATTAATTAATCCATCTTATCAAAAACAGTTAATTAATGGTTTAGTAAATGGTATTAATGCGTATTTTGGAATGACACGTTAA